The following coding sequences are from one Panicum hallii strain FIL2 chromosome 5, PHallii_v3.1, whole genome shotgun sequence window:
- the LOC112895837 gene encoding probable receptor-like protein kinase At2g42960 gives MSSPNNSVSAVLSRTTTVFQLRVWELIAIGVGVFMAILLVVALCLSLRKKKKTVKGFDNTSLAEIPIVSKEINVDRVDAQSLHEAPFMPVHDKYTQMKGAGQLGESRSVDVDTFSQCSSVYNIEKAGSSYSEDYSYSSSGPARKGSSPYAYSASPLVGLPELSHLGWGHWFTLRDLECATNRFAKSNVLGEGGYGVVYKGQLVNGTDIAVKKILNNVGQAEKEFRVEVEAIGHVRHKNLVRLLGYCVEGIHRMLVYEYVNNGNLEQWLHGVNQRGVLSWENRMKILLGTAKALAYLHEAIDPKVVHRDIKSSNILIDDEFNSKVSDFGLAKLLNSDKSHINTRVMGTYGYVAPEYANSGMLNEKSDIYSFGVVLLECVTARDPVDYAKPADEVNLIEWLKMMVTNKRAEEVVDPKLEVKPPKRALKRAILVGFKCVDPDADKRPKMSHVVQMLEAVQNAYHQDQRKLSQVGSMDIESQQSEEASNSADA, from the exons ATGTCGTCACCTAACAATTCTGTCAGCGCGGTGCTCTCAAGAACCACCACCGTGTTTCAGTTGAGAGTATGGGAATTGATTGCCATTGGTGTTGGGGTATTCATGGCAATTCTGTTGGTCGTCGCGCTGTGCCTTTCGCTCCGAAAGAAAAAGAAGACAGTGAAAGGGTTTGACAACACTTCGCTGGCTGAGATCCCTATCGTGTCAAAGGAAATCAATGTTGACAGAGTTGATGCGCAGAGTCTACATGAAGCGCCCTTCATGCCGGTGCATGATAAATATACGCAGATGAAGGGTGCAGGGCAGTTGGGAGAGAGTAGATCTGTCGATGTCGATACGTTCAGCCAGTGCAGCTCTGTGTACAACATAGAGAAGGCTGGGAGTTCGTACTCTGAAGATTACAGTTACAGCAGCTCTGGACCCGCTAGGAAAGGCAGTTCACCATATGCATATTCAGCATCGCCATTGGTTGGCTTGCCTGAGTTATCACATTTGGGCTGGGGACACTGGTTTACCTTGAGGGACCTGGAGTGCGCGACAAATCGGTTTGCAAAGAGTAATGTCCTTGGAGAAGGTGGCTATGGAGTTGTCTACAAGGGCCAGCTGGTGAATGGTACCGATATTGCTGTGAAGAAGATCCTTAATAATGT GGGGCAGGCAGAGAAGGAATTTAGAGTTGAAGTTGAAGCCATCGGTCATGTTCGGCATAAGAATCTTGTGCGGCTTCTGGGATACTGTGTGGAAGGAATACACAG GATGCTTGTCTATGAGTATGTCAACAATGGCAACCTAGAACAATGGCTTCATGGCGTGAATCAACGTGGTGTCCTTAGTTGGGAAAACCGCATGAAGATTCTCCTTGGCACTGCAAAAGC TCTCGCTTACCTTCATGAGGCCATAGACCCCAAAGTTGTACACCGAGATATTAAGTCAAGTAATATCTTAATCGACGATGAATTCAATAGCAAGGTCTCTGATTTTGGGTTGGCCAAACTTCTGAATTCTGACAAAAGCCATATCAATACAAGAGTGATGGGAACATATGG GTATGTAGCACCCGAATATGCAAACAGTGGGATGTTAAATGAAAAGAGCGATATTTACAGTTTTGGAGTGGTGTTGTTAGAATGTGTGACAGCTAGGGATCCAGTTGATTATGCTAAGCCTGCAGATGAG gtaaatCTGATAGAGTGGCTTAAAATGATGGTTACAAATAAGAGGGCAGAGGAGGTAGTGGATCCAAAGCTCGAGGTTAAGCCACCAAAACGTGCCCTTAAGCGGGCAATCTTGGTTGGCTTCAAGTGTGTCGATCCTGATGCTGACAAGAGGCCAAAGATGAGTCATGTTGTCCAAATGCTTGAAGCAGTTCAAAATGCATATCATCAA GATCAGAGAAAGCTCAGCCAGGTGGGAAGCATGGATATTGAATCCCAGCAGTCAGAGGAGGCTTCAAACAGCGCTGATGCCTGA
- the LOC112895836 gene encoding uncharacterized protein LOC112895836 — MSGAEEQLPPQVSDVSKVQDGVTKPSLGKEPVPGSELWTDGLICAFELVKGHRKPAHHKSWPTIEQMQEKGSTMHTRKHPRRNGHQIIAPKVDESIVLENPHQTEFCNNPSVLKDRPVYAGEILDHKWVPIGWSRIAELVQRVQSDSSWENELMEFSDSEDDYTVADLAAPYWQRPVGPTWWCHVTAGHPSIDAWLNSAHWMHPAIRTALRDESKLISDRMKYLLYEVPVRVAGGLLFELLGQSVGDPNHEEEDIPIVLRSWQAQNFLVTAMHVKGPSSNINVLGVTEVQELLLAGGGQTPRSVHEVIAQLVSRLSRWDDRLFRKYVFGEADEIELKFVNRRNREDLNLVSIILNQEIRRLATQVIRVKWSLHAREEIVHELLRHLRGNATRAILESIRKCTRNMLEEQEAVRGRLFTIQDVMQSTVRAWLQDRSLRVTHNLAIFGGGGMVLSIITGLFGINVDGIPGAQNTPYAFGLFTGLLFFLGIVLVSLGMLYLGLQNPVNSEKVKVRKLELQQLVSMFQHEAEQHGKVREGLSRHGTSSSSTEASDEGYILIS; from the exons ATGAGTGGTGCTGAGGAGCAGCTGCCGCCTCAGGTCAGTGACGTGTCCAAGGTGCAAGACGGTGTTACCAAGCCCAGTTTGGGGAAAGAGCCCGTTCCAGGGAGTGAGCTCTGGACGGATGGGCTCATCTGCGCGTTTGAGTTGGTCAAAGGTCACAGGAAGCCTGCTCATCACAAATCATGGCCAACGATTGAGCAAATGCAGGAGAAAGGATCCACTATGCACACGAGGAAGCACCCGAGAAGGAATGGGCACCAGATCATAGCTCCAAAAGTGGATGAGAGCATTGTGTTGGAGAACCCCCATCAGACTGAATTCTGTAATAATCCTTCAGTTCTCAAAGATAGGCCAGTGTATGCTGGGGAGATTTTGGATCACAAATGGGTGCCCATTGGATGGAGTAGGATCGCTGAGCTGGTCCAGAGGGTTCAATCAGACTCCAGCTGGGAGAATGAACTGATGGAGTTCAGTGATAGTGAGGATGATTACACCGTGGCTGATCTTGCAGCTCCATACTGGCAGCGTCCTGTGGGGCCTACTTGGTGGTGCCATGTCACCGCGGGCCATCCCTCGATCGATGCATGGTTGAATAGCGCTCACTGGATGCATCCGGCCATCAGAACTGCGCTGAGAGATGAGAGCAAACTGATAAGCGACCGGATGAAGTACCTTCTCTATGAG GTCCCAGTAAGAGTTGCAGGAGGACTGTTATTTGAGCTTCTCGGTCAGTCGGTTGGAGATCCAAATCACGAGGAGGAAGATATACCCATTGTGCTTCGGTCTTGGCAAGCACAAAATTTTCTTGTAACAGCAATGCATGTCAAAGGTCCTTCATCCAATATAAATGTGTTAGGAGTGACTGAAGTGCAG GAATTGCTTCTTGCTGGTGGAGGCCAAACACCTAGATCTGTGCATGAAGTAATTGCACAATTGGTCAGCCGTCTTTCACGCTGGGATGATAG ATTATTCCGAAAATACGTCTTTGGGGAGGCAGATGAAATTGAATTGAAATTTGTGAATAG GAGAAATCGTGAAGATCTGAATCTTGTCAGCATAATACTGAATCAGGAAATCAGAAGGTTAGCAACACAG GTAATCAGGGTTAAATGGTCACTTCATGCAAGGGAAGAGATCGTGCATGAGCTTCTCAGACATTTGAGGGGTAACGCCACAAGAGCTATCTTGGAGAGTATCAGAAAGTGTACAAGGAACATGTTGGAAGAGCAGGAAGCTGTGCGTGGACGCTTGTTCACTATTCAGGATGTTATGCAAAGCACTGTTCGTGCATGGTTACAG GATAGAAGCCTCCGTGTCACCCACAATTTGGCCATTTTCGGAGGTGGTGGCATGGTTTTATCCATAATCACGGGACTCTTCGGGATCAACGTCGATGGCATACCAGGAGCACAGAATACACCCTATGCTTTTGGTTTGTTTACGGGGCTTCTCTTCTTTCTTGGAATCGTCCTAGTCAGCTTGGGAATGCTGTATCTTGGGTTACAGAACCCAGTTAACAGTGAGAAGGTGAAGGTGAGGAAGCTGGAGCTACAGCAGCTGGTCTCCATGTTCCAGCATGAAGCAGAGCAGCACGGCAAGGTCAGGGAAGGTCTTAGCCGGCATGGTACATCATCGAGTTCGACTGAGGCCTCGGATGAAGGGTACATTCTTATCTCTTGA
- the LOC112895838 gene encoding carboxyl-terminal-processing peptidase 1, chloroplastic isoform X3: MRPLSSVPRAPQSRASPGPGRGPRPPPCALPFPDALRAAAAAAAVSLSLLTGDAVGAVVAQPVEVCQDGGAAVVEEVRGEAVTNEQLVEEAWEVVNESFLPDAGSHPWSPEMWMFSKMSKYDMTGIGLNLREIPDDNGSIKLMVLGLLLDGPAYSAGVRQGDELLSVNGIDVRGKSAFDASSMLQGPKETFVTIKVKHGDCGPVESMKVQRQLVARTPVLYRLEKRENDDYSVGYIRIKEFNAVAKKDLVSALKRLQNSGATYFVLDLRDNLGGLVQAGIETAKLFLNKGDTVIYTAGRDRQVQNTIVGESGPMISTPLMLLVNNRTASASEIVASALHDNCKAVLVGERTFGKGLIQSVFELHDGSGIVVTIGKYVTPNHKDINGNGIEPDYNRLPDFNEARDYLSRCRLKELS; this comes from the exons ATGCGGCCACTCTCCTCCGTGCCGCGGGCGCCGCAGTCGCGAGCGAGCCCTGGCCCCGGCCGCGggcccaggccgccgccgtgcgcgctGCCCTTCCCCGACGCCctccgcgcggcggcggcggcggccgccgtctCCCTCTCGCTCCTCACCGGCGACGCCGTGGGCGCGGTTGTGGCGCAGCCCGTCGAGGTGTGCCAGGACGGGGgcgcggcggtggtggaggaggtgagGGGCGAGGCGGTGACGAACGAGCAGCTCGTGGAGGAGGCGTGGGAGGTGGTCAACGAGAGCTTCCTCCCCGACGCCGGGAGCCACCCGTGGTCGCCGGAGATGTGGATG TTCTCAAAGATGTCAAAATATGACATGACCGGGATTGGATTAAACTTGAGGGAGATTCCTGATGACAATGGCTCCATCAAGTTGATGGTATTAGGGCTGCTATTAGATGGGCCTGCTTACTCTGCTGGTGTTAGACAG GGTGATGAGCTTTTATCAGTCAATGGCATTGATGTAAGGGGTAAATCTGCATTTGATGCTTCATCCATGCTGCAAGGTCCAAAGGAAACGTTTGTTACTATTAAG GTTAAGCATGGTGACTGTGGTCCTGTTGAGTCAATGAAGGTGCAGAGACAACTGGTTGCTCGAACTCCAGTTTTGTATCGTTTGGAGAAAAGAGAGAACGATGATTATTCTGTTGGATATATTCGCATTAAAGAGTTCAATGCAGTGGCCAAGAAAGATTTGGTTAGTG CACTAAAACGTCTACAGAACTCAGGTGCCACCTATTTCGTTCTGGATTTGAGGGACAATCTCGGTGGTCTAGTTCAG GCTGGAATAGAGACTGCAAAGCTCTTTCTCAATAAAGGAGACACG GTCATTTATACTGCTGGCCGGGATCGTCAAGTCCAAAACACAATTGTTGGTGAAAGTGGACCTATGATTTCTACTCCCCTTATG TTACTGGTGAATAATAGGACAGCAAGTGCCAGTGAAATA GTTGCTTCAGCACTTCATGACAATTGCAAAGCTGTTCTTGTTGGCGAAAGGACTTTTGGCAAG GGCTTAATCCAATCTGTTTTTGAACTTCATGATGGTTCTGGTATTGTCGTCACGATTGGCAAGTATGTTACACCAAACCACAAGGACATCAATGGAAATGGAATAGAACCGGATTACAATCGTCTTCCTG ATTTCAATGAAGCAAGAGATTACCTTTCACGTTGCCGATTGAAAGAATTAAGCTGA
- the LOC112895838 gene encoding carboxyl-terminal-processing peptidase 1, chloroplastic isoform X2 → MRPLSSVPRAPQSRASPGPGRGPRPPPCALPFPDALRAAAAAAAVSLSLLTGDAVGAVVAQPVEVCQDGGAAVVEEVRGEAVTNEQLVEEAWEVVNESFLPDAGSHPWSPEMWMRKQDILQGTIKSRARAHDIIQKMLASLGDPYTRFLSPSEFSKMSKYDMTGIGLNLREIPDDNGSIKLMVLGLLLDGPAYSAGVRQGDELLSVNGIDVRGKSAFDASSMLQGPKETFVTIKVKHGDCGPVESMKVQRQLVARTPVLYRLEKRENDDYSVGYIRIKEFNAVAKKDLVSALKRLQNSGATYFVLDLRDNLGGLVQAGIETAKLFLNKGDTVIYTAGRDRQVQNTIVGESGPMISTPLMLLVNNRTASASEIVASALHDNCKAVLVGERTFGKGLIQSVFELHDGSGIVVTIGKYVTPNHKDINGNGIEPDYNRLPDFNEARDYLSRCRLKELS, encoded by the exons ATGCGGCCACTCTCCTCCGTGCCGCGGGCGCCGCAGTCGCGAGCGAGCCCTGGCCCCGGCCGCGggcccaggccgccgccgtgcgcgctGCCCTTCCCCGACGCCctccgcgcggcggcggcggcggccgccgtctCCCTCTCGCTCCTCACCGGCGACGCCGTGGGCGCGGTTGTGGCGCAGCCCGTCGAGGTGTGCCAGGACGGGGgcgcggcggtggtggaggaggtgagGGGCGAGGCGGTGACGAACGAGCAGCTCGTGGAGGAGGCGTGGGAGGTGGTCAACGAGAGCTTCCTCCCCGACGCCGGGAGCCACCCGTGGTCGCCGGAGATGTGGATG AGGAAGCAGGATATTCTCCAAGGCACAATCAAATCCCGTGCTAGAGCCCATGATATCATTCAGAAAATGCTAGCGAGCCTTGGTGATCCTTATACAAGGTTTCTATCTCCCTCAGAA TTCTCAAAGATGTCAAAATATGACATGACCGGGATTGGATTAAACTTGAGGGAGATTCCTGATGACAATGGCTCCATCAAGTTGATGGTATTAGGGCTGCTATTAGATGGGCCTGCTTACTCTGCTGGTGTTAGACAG GGTGATGAGCTTTTATCAGTCAATGGCATTGATGTAAGGGGTAAATCTGCATTTGATGCTTCATCCATGCTGCAAGGTCCAAAGGAAACGTTTGTTACTATTAAG GTTAAGCATGGTGACTGTGGTCCTGTTGAGTCAATGAAGGTGCAGAGACAACTGGTTGCTCGAACTCCAGTTTTGTATCGTTTGGAGAAAAGAGAGAACGATGATTATTCTGTTGGATATATTCGCATTAAAGAGTTCAATGCAGTGGCCAAGAAAGATTTGGTTAGTG CACTAAAACGTCTACAGAACTCAGGTGCCACCTATTTCGTTCTGGATTTGAGGGACAATCTCGGTGGTCTAGTTCAG GCTGGAATAGAGACTGCAAAGCTCTTTCTCAATAAAGGAGACACG GTCATTTATACTGCTGGCCGGGATCGTCAAGTCCAAAACACAATTGTTGGTGAAAGTGGACCTATGATTTCTACTCCCCTTATG TTACTGGTGAATAATAGGACAGCAAGTGCCAGTGAAATA GTTGCTTCAGCACTTCATGACAATTGCAAAGCTGTTCTTGTTGGCGAAAGGACTTTTGGCAAG GGCTTAATCCAATCTGTTTTTGAACTTCATGATGGTTCTGGTATTGTCGTCACGATTGGCAAGTATGTTACACCAAACCACAAGGACATCAATGGAAATGGAATAGAACCGGATTACAATCGTCTTCCTG ATTTCAATGAAGCAAGAGATTACCTTTCACGTTGCCGATTGAAAGAATTAAGCTGA
- the LOC112895838 gene encoding carboxyl-terminal-processing peptidase 1, chloroplastic isoform X1 — protein sequence MRPLSSVPRAPQSRASPGPGRGPRPPPCALPFPDALRAAAAAAAVSLSLLTGDAVGAVVAQPVEVCQDGGAAVVEEVRGEAVTNEQLVEEAWEVVNESFLPDAGSHPWSPEMWMQRKQDILQGTIKSRARAHDIIQKMLASLGDPYTRFLSPSEFSKMSKYDMTGIGLNLREIPDDNGSIKLMVLGLLLDGPAYSAGVRQGDELLSVNGIDVRGKSAFDASSMLQGPKETFVTIKVKHGDCGPVESMKVQRQLVARTPVLYRLEKRENDDYSVGYIRIKEFNAVAKKDLVSALKRLQNSGATYFVLDLRDNLGGLVQAGIETAKLFLNKGDTVIYTAGRDRQVQNTIVGESGPMISTPLMLLVNNRTASASEIVASALHDNCKAVLVGERTFGKGLIQSVFELHDGSGIVVTIGKYVTPNHKDINGNGIEPDYNRLPDFNEARDYLSRCRLKELS from the exons ATGCGGCCACTCTCCTCCGTGCCGCGGGCGCCGCAGTCGCGAGCGAGCCCTGGCCCCGGCCGCGggcccaggccgccgccgtgcgcgctGCCCTTCCCCGACGCCctccgcgcggcggcggcggcggccgccgtctCCCTCTCGCTCCTCACCGGCGACGCCGTGGGCGCGGTTGTGGCGCAGCCCGTCGAGGTGTGCCAGGACGGGGgcgcggcggtggtggaggaggtgagGGGCGAGGCGGTGACGAACGAGCAGCTCGTGGAGGAGGCGTGGGAGGTGGTCAACGAGAGCTTCCTCCCCGACGCCGGGAGCCACCCGTGGTCGCCGGAGATGTGGATG CAAAGGAAGCAGGATATTCTCCAAGGCACAATCAAATCCCGTGCTAGAGCCCATGATATCATTCAGAAAATGCTAGCGAGCCTTGGTGATCCTTATACAAGGTTTCTATCTCCCTCAGAA TTCTCAAAGATGTCAAAATATGACATGACCGGGATTGGATTAAACTTGAGGGAGATTCCTGATGACAATGGCTCCATCAAGTTGATGGTATTAGGGCTGCTATTAGATGGGCCTGCTTACTCTGCTGGTGTTAGACAG GGTGATGAGCTTTTATCAGTCAATGGCATTGATGTAAGGGGTAAATCTGCATTTGATGCTTCATCCATGCTGCAAGGTCCAAAGGAAACGTTTGTTACTATTAAG GTTAAGCATGGTGACTGTGGTCCTGTTGAGTCAATGAAGGTGCAGAGACAACTGGTTGCTCGAACTCCAGTTTTGTATCGTTTGGAGAAAAGAGAGAACGATGATTATTCTGTTGGATATATTCGCATTAAAGAGTTCAATGCAGTGGCCAAGAAAGATTTGGTTAGTG CACTAAAACGTCTACAGAACTCAGGTGCCACCTATTTCGTTCTGGATTTGAGGGACAATCTCGGTGGTCTAGTTCAG GCTGGAATAGAGACTGCAAAGCTCTTTCTCAATAAAGGAGACACG GTCATTTATACTGCTGGCCGGGATCGTCAAGTCCAAAACACAATTGTTGGTGAAAGTGGACCTATGATTTCTACTCCCCTTATG TTACTGGTGAATAATAGGACAGCAAGTGCCAGTGAAATA GTTGCTTCAGCACTTCATGACAATTGCAAAGCTGTTCTTGTTGGCGAAAGGACTTTTGGCAAG GGCTTAATCCAATCTGTTTTTGAACTTCATGATGGTTCTGGTATTGTCGTCACGATTGGCAAGTATGTTACACCAAACCACAAGGACATCAATGGAAATGGAATAGAACCGGATTACAATCGTCTTCCTG ATTTCAATGAAGCAAGAGATTACCTTTCACGTTGCCGATTGAAAGAATTAAGCTGA